One Kiritimatiellia bacterium genomic window, ATGGCGGCGGTGGTGTTCCCGACCGCGTCCAGCTTGTCCGTCCGGCGCCGCACCTCGGGGTCGAGTTTGGCCATCTGCGCGAGGCCGCCGGCGTTGTCGGCGATCGGCCCGTAGGCATCGACAGCGAGCTGGACCCCGGTGGTGGCGAGCATGCCGAGCGCGGCGATCGCCACCCCGTAAATGCCCGCACAATGGTGGGAGGCGACGATCGAGACCGCAAGGGTAAGGATCGGGGAAACGGTCGACATCATGCCCACGCCGAGCCCCGCGATGATGTTCGTTGCGGGCCCCGTCGTGGAAGAATCCGCAATGGCGATGACCGGCCGTCGGCCCTCGGCGGTGTGGAACTCCGTGAACAGGCCAACGAGGATCCCGCCAAGCAGCCCGGCGATGACGGCACAGTAGATGCCGGTAGCGGTGTACGTTCGTGCGCCGATTTGGAATTCCGCCGGCGCGATGGCGTGAATGAGGGGCCAGGCGGCCGCTGCCAGCAGAACTCCGGCGCCGATTGTACCCATATTCAACGCGTTCTGCGGATTGCCCCCCTCGCGCGTCCGGACCAAGAAGGTCCCGGCAACGGACGCCAGAATGCCAACAGCGGAAACGGCCAGCGGAAGCAGGACCAGTGGCATCGACTGCGCTGCCACGGCACCCAGGACCATAGAGCCAAGGATAGCGCCGACATAGGATTCGAATAGGTCCGCCCCCATGCCAGCGACATCGCCAACGTTGTCGCCAACGTTGTCGGCAATGACGGCCGGATTTCTGGGGTCATCTTCCGGAATGCCCGCTTCCACTTTCCCCACGAGGTCGGCGCCGACGTCGGCCGCCTTCGTGTAGATGCCGCCGCCGACGCGCGCGAAGAGGGCGATCGAGCTGGCCCCGAGCGAAAAGCCCGACAAGACCGGCAGAACCCGGGCGGCGACCGTTTGGAGATCCTCGCCCCACATCTGCACATACAGCCAAAACAGCGCCGCGAGTCCAAGGAGCCCGAGTCCGGCCACGCAGAGGCCCATCACGGCGCCGCCCGAAAAGGCGACCTCGAGCGCGGGCTGGAGGCCGAATCGGGCGCGGTTGGCGGTGCGCATGTTCGCCATCGTGGCTACGCGCATGCCAAAATAACCGGCGAGTCCGGAGCAGATCGCGCCAGCGAGGAAGGAAAGCCCGACGAGCCGGAGCGAGGCGTGGTTCAACGCGATCAGTAGCGCCGCAACCGCGAGCACGAAAATTGAGAGCGCCTTGTATTCGCGCGCGAGGAAGGCCATGGCACCTTCGCGGATGGCCGCGCCAATCTCTTGTAGCTTCGCATCGCCCGGATCCTGTTTTCGGATCCACGCGCTCTTGTACAGTGCGAACGCCAGGGCCAGACCGGCCGTTCCGATTGCCGTGTATATCAACGAGTAATCCATACCATCACCGCGGGCTGAATCGCCAAAGAGGCGCGAGTTTGGCGAAACACCCGACGCTGGTCAACCGCAATCCCGGGATACCCGCCTTCGGGTAACATCTCTGACCAGTCAGGCGGGCAGCGGCCAATCCGCGAGAATGTCTGCATCCAAGGGCGTAGGCTCGGCCCCCTCGGCCAGCAGGGCGGCGCCCAGCGCGGCGACCATGGCCGCGTTGTCGGTGCAATACTCGGGCGGCGCGGCCAGGAAGGCCAGCCCATGCGTCGATGCGACCTTCGCCAACGCGCTACGGAGGGCGGCGTTCCGGGCGACGCCTCCCGCGCAACCGACTGCGCGGGCGGAAATCCGCTCCAAGGCGCGGCTGACCTGCGTGGCCAGCGCATCGACGACGGCGGCCTGATAGGACGCGGCCAGATCGGCCAGTTCGGCGGGTTCCGGCGGCGGCCGGCCCTTCAAGTGATAGAGCAGCGCGGTTTTCAAACCGCTGAAACTGAACGCTAATTCAGGATAGGCCATGCGCACGCCGGGCCGCAAAGCCCGCACGTCTCCGCGCGGGAACCGAACCGCGTTCGGGTCGCCTCCACGGGCAAGGCGCTCGATTTCCGGCCCGCCCGGATATGGCAGGCCGAGCAGTTTGGCACCCTTGTCGAGGGCCTCTCCCGCGGCGTCATCCACCGTTTGCGCAAGCATCCGGCACCGGCCGGGCCCCTGGTACATCGCCAGAAGAGTGTGCCCGCCCGAAACGACGAGGACCAGCGTATCAGCAAGACCGCTGCGCGCAGGACGGGAGGGGTCCAGAACAATCGAATGCACGTGGGCTTCAAGGTGGTTGACGCCGATCAACGGAACACCGAGCCGGAGGGCCAAAGCCTTTGCCGCCTGGAAGCCGACGGCCAGCGAGGTTGGCAGGCCTGGCCCCCTTGTCGCAGCAACGGCGCCGATGTCCCGCCAGCTCAGCCGCGCCTGCTCCAGGGCGCGCTGGAGGAGGCCGGGCAGCGCTTCGACATGCTCTCGCGCGGCAATCTCGGGCACGACGCCCCCGAATGCGGCATGGCGCTGAACCTGTGTGCGCGTAACGTCGGCCAAAATCTCGCCAGTGTCGCGCGCCAGCGCGACGGCGGTTTCATCGCAGGAGGTTTCGATGCCGAGGGCGATCACGGCGCGGCAGCCGCGGCATATTCACCGGCCGGCCGGGCGCGCGTGAATTTCATGACGCCGCGCAGGACGTCCATCGCGCGCTGCAACTGCGGGTCTTCGGCGGCGCGGAGGGGGTCGGCATTCGGCTCCGCCCGCCGCTGAAGGAGGTTGCGGAGGTCTTCCGGCGACATAGGGACGACGATGTCGGGTTCGATTCCCCGATCCTGGATGATGCGCTCCGCTGGCGTGATGTAGCGGGCCGTGGTCAGCCGCAGCGCGGTGCCGTCGTCCATCGGGAGGACGCTCTGGACCGATCCCTTGCCAAATGTTTTTTCCCCGACCAGCACAGCGCGTCGGTTGTCCTGGAGGGCGCCTGCGACGATCTCCGACGCGCTAGCGCTGCCGCCGTTGACCAAAATCGCGATGGGAAACCCCTCATAGCGGGCGCGCTGACGGGCGCGATACACCTTGTTCTGTGAGGGGTTTCGGCCCTGGGTGGAGACAATCACCTGGTTGCGGTCGAGGAACAACTGGGCGACGTCGATCGCGGAGGACAACAGCCCGCCCGGATTGTTCCGCAAATCGATGACCAGCGCTTGCAGACCTTCGCCGCGGAGCCGGTCGAGCTCTTTTTTGAGGGCCTCGGCTGTCGGCTCGTTGAATTGCGTGATCCGGACGTATCCGATCCCATCCTGCAGGATGCGGGCATCCTTGACGGTGACGACCTCAATGTTCGCGCGCTCAATTTCCTTGGTTAGGAATTCGTTGGCGGGCTGGCGCATGATGCGAAGGGTCACGCGCGTCCCTGGGGCACCGCGTAATTTTTTCACGGCGTCGGGCAAACTCATGCCGTCGGTGGAAACTCCGTCGATCTCCACGATCCGATCGCCGGCGAGCAGGCCGGCGCGGAAGCCGGGCGTGTCTTCCATCGGCGCGATGATCGTCAGCGCGCCGTCCTTGATCCCTACGACGATGCCCAGGCCGCCGAACTGGCCGGAGGTGTCATCCTTCATCTCCTTGAACATCTCGGCGTCCAGGAACTGGCTGTGCGGGTCCAGGGACTGGAGCATGCCGCGGAGGGCGCCCTGCACGAGGTCCTTATAGGCAACACGGTTCGTGTCGACGTAATTTTCACGAATCTGTTCGATCGCGCGGGTGAAGATCGCGATGTGTTGATAGGGGTCGTCGCGCTCGGGGACCGGCTCCTGGGAGTAGAGCCGTGCGCCGAGCCACCAGTTCGCCGCGAGGACTCCCACGGCGATCGCCCAGCCCGCCCTGATTCCGAAACGCTTCACCGCTTGAATATCACTCCGCATGAATTTGTCCAATTAACGTACTGTACGCGCACGGCAGATGCAACCGTTACGGACGCAACTGGCATTTGCGGCATGGGAGACGGTGGCCTAAGATCGAACGGTTTGATCATGAAACAGGAATCGGATCGACCGAAGATTCAATCCATTTATTACCAAAAAGCGCCGTCGAACGGGGTGTCGTCGAGGGCTACGTCCGCCCCCGGCCCGGGTCCGCAGGCGGCCTCGGCGGAGCGCCGATCCCTGTCATCGGGCCGATCTTCGCACTTTTTGCGGAATCTGATGCTCTTTGTCGCGGTACTGGCGGGCATGTTGGTCGCCCTGCTTGCGAGCATGGCCGCCTTGCGGGCGATATGGGAGCGGCGCGATCGGGCACTGGTCGGCAACTTGCCTGCCGAACCAGCCGCCACAGGCCAAACGACGGGCGCCGCAGCGCCGGCTGCCTCGGGTTCTGAAACCGTTGCCGAGCCGCACGTTGCATCTGCCGAGCAGGAAACGGAGAAGATGCGCCGCGCAGCCCTCCTCGCCCGCCATGCCCGATCGCTGGAAGAGGCCGGCTCGCTCGATGAGGCCATTCGTCGCTATCAGGAGGCCGTGGCGCTCTGGCCGCATTCCAGCGCCACCTGGGCACAGTTGGGGCGGGCGTTGATCAGGGCAGAAGAGCATGCCCGCGCCCAGGAGGCTCTGGAACGCGCGTTGGAGGGAAATCCTTCCGCCGCGGACCTGATGAACGACCTCGGCGCCGTCCTCTTGCTCCAGGGCCAATCGAGGCGGGCACTGCGGTGGTTCGACTCGGCCCTTGCCAAGAACCCGCAATTTGCTCCGGCCTATTTCAACCTTGCCCTCGCGCAAATCGCGCTGAACGACCGCGCCGAGGCCCGCGCCAATCTCGAGAAATACCTGGAATTGGCGCCCCGCGACGCGCGGGCCTTGCGCGAGCTGGCCTTTCTGGACACGGTGGAAGGCCGCCGCGATCGGGCGCTCGAGGCGCTGGAGCGCGCGATCGAGCTGGCGCCGGACTGGGCGCTACTGTACCTCGATTACGCGGCGCTTTGCGCGCTCATGGGCCGCAGGGAACAGGCCATCGAATTCCTGAAGAAAGCAGAGCCGCTCTCATCACCCCGCGCAGTGTATCAGATCTATCTCGAGCCGGCCTTTCGCGAGATTCGCCTGACAGAGCTGGGCAGGTCTTTTGAACGCGAACTGGCGCAACGCGCCCGCGCGCGGATCGGCGAACAGGCGGACCTTCGGGAATTCCAGGCGCCGATCCGGCCGCTTCTCGCTGCGGAAGCCCCACTGCAACCGGCATCGCAGCCGGCCGATCAATAATCGTCCGTGTCCGGCGGGCGAATGCGATGCAATCGAAAGGAAATTCCCGCCGGCGACAAAACCGCCGTCTCGCCAAAGGCCACGCTTGCCATGATGCCGGTGTCCCCACCGCGCCAGAATTCCCCGGGCAGTTCCGCACGGAGCAGAATCTCCGGCTGCCAGCCAATCGGTCCGCCGCCGGTCGTCCGAAGGCGGCCCGATTGAATCAACGCCTGACCTCCCAAATCCGTTTCGAGGGCGGCGAGAAGCAAATCCAGTTTCGGATCGGACCCGGGCGTGAACATGGCCGCACACCTGCCCCATGCAACGCGAAGCACCAGTCCACCCGCCGCCGCGTTGGGCGCGGAAAAACTTTTGGGTGGATGAAGGACCTCCCAAAAGACACCGCCCTGTTGGATGGACATTCCCCGGTTTAGCGGAACCACCGAAATCGATTGCGAAGCGGCCCCGAGAACCATCTGGTGAAATGGACGTGAACGCCACCGCGTGCCGGGCACCCACAGTTGCCGAACGGGGATCGCAGCCGCGATGAGCGGGGTTGCGCCACCTGCCTCCATGGTCGCGCGCGTCAGGACAATGGCTTCAAGCCGATCCACGCCGCGTTCGCGAAGGAATCGAATGACCCGCGGCGCAGAAAATGCCGGGCCAGGGTCGACCAGCCAGTGCCCGCGCGGCGCTGTAACCAGCAGGGGCATCGCGGCGCCAAAATTCTTTGCGGCGATTGAAAAGGATGTCGCGCCATGCCACCCCCACGCCAGAAGGCCGGCCAGCAAAAGCAACAAGGAAGCCGCCCGCATCACCCGCCCGCCGCAAATTGCGCAGACGATAAGGATGGTGCAGCCCGCCGCAACGGCGGCCGGCGGCGACGCAAC contains:
- a CDS encoding sodium-translocating pyrophosphatase gives rise to the protein MDYSLIYTAIGTAGLALAFALYKSAWIRKQDPGDAKLQEIGAAIREGAMAFLAREYKALSIFVLAVAALLIALNHASLRLVGLSFLAGAICSGLAGYFGMRVATMANMRTANRARFGLQPALEVAFSGGAVMGLCVAGLGLLGLAALFWLYVQMWGEDLQTVAARVLPVLSGFSLGASSIALFARVGGGIYTKAADVGADLVGKVEAGIPEDDPRNPAVIADNVGDNVGDVAGMGADLFESYVGAILGSMVLGAVAAQSMPLVLLPLAVSAVGILASVAGTFLVRTREGGNPQNALNMGTIGAGVLLAAAAWPLIHAIAPAEFQIGARTYTATGIYCAVIAGLLGGILVGLFTEFHTAEGRRPVIAIADSSTTGPATNIIAGLGVGMMSTVSPILTLAVSIVASHHCAGIYGVAIAALGMLATTGVQLAVDAYGPIADNAGGLAQMAKLDPEVRRRTDKLDAVGNTTAAIGKGFAIGSAALTALALFAAFEQSAGISEIDVTKSTVMAGVLIGAMMPFFFSALAIGAVGRAAHTMIGEVRRQFREVPGLLEGRARPDYARCVDISTRAAIREMVAPGLIAIAAPIAVGYFGRLEMLGGLLCGVLVSGVLIALFMANSGGAWDNAKKYIEEGHFGGKGSDAHKAAVIGDTVGDPFKDTAGPSINILIKLMCIVSLIIAPMLVESAHTHDSRKADPGSALSVETPAHNAAP
- the tsaD gene encoding tRNA (adenosine(37)-N6)-threonylcarbamoyltransferase complex transferase subunit TsaD, which gives rise to MIALGIETSCDETAVALARDTGEILADVTRTQVQRHAAFGGVVPEIAAREHVEALPGLLQRALEQARLSWRDIGAVAATRGPGLPTSLAVGFQAAKALALRLGVPLIGVNHLEAHVHSIVLDPSRPARSGLADTLVLVVSGGHTLLAMYQGPGRCRMLAQTVDDAAGEALDKGAKLLGLPYPGGPEIERLARGGDPNAVRFPRGDVRALRPGVRMAYPELAFSFSGLKTALLYHLKGRPPPEPAELADLAASYQAAVVDALATQVSRALERISARAVGCAGGVARNAALRSALAKVASTHGLAFLAAPPEYCTDNAAMVAALGAALLAEGAEPTPLDADILADWPLPA
- a CDS encoding S41 family peptidase, yielding MKRFGIRAGWAIAVGVLAANWWLGARLYSQEPVPERDDPYQHIAIFTRAIEQIRENYVDTNRVAYKDLVQGALRGMLQSLDPHSQFLDAEMFKEMKDDTSGQFGGLGIVVGIKDGALTIIAPMEDTPGFRAGLLAGDRIVEIDGVSTDGMSLPDAVKKLRGAPGTRVTLRIMRQPANEFLTKEIERANIEVVTVKDARILQDGIGYVRITQFNEPTAEALKKELDRLRGEGLQALVIDLRNNPGGLLSSAIDVAQLFLDRNQVIVSTQGRNPSQNKVYRARQRARYEGFPIAILVNGGSASASEIVAGALQDNRRAVLVGEKTFGKGSVQSVLPMDDGTALRLTTARYITPAERIIQDRGIEPDIVVPMSPEDLRNLLQRRAEPNADPLRAAEDPQLQRAMDVLRGVMKFTRARPAGEYAAAAAP
- a CDS encoding tetratricopeptide repeat protein, with translation MKQESDRPKIQSIYYQKAPSNGVSSRATSAPGPGPQAASAERRSLSSGRSSHFLRNLMLFVAVLAGMLVALLASMAALRAIWERRDRALVGNLPAEPAATGQTTGAAAPAASGSETVAEPHVASAEQETEKMRRAALLARHARSLEEAGSLDEAIRRYQEAVALWPHSSATWAQLGRALIRAEEHARAQEALERALEGNPSAADLMNDLGAVLLLQGQSRRALRWFDSALAKNPQFAPAYFNLALAQIALNDRAEARANLEKYLELAPRDARALRELAFLDTVEGRRDRALEALERAIELAPDWALLYLDYAALCALMGRREQAIEFLKKAEPLSSPRAVYQIYLEPAFREIRLTELGRSFERELAQRARARIGEQADLREFQAPIRPLLAAEAPLQPASQPADQ